A portion of the Lolium rigidum isolate FL_2022 chromosome 1, APGP_CSIRO_Lrig_0.1, whole genome shotgun sequence genome contains these proteins:
- the LOC124690440 gene encoding BTB/POZ domain-containing protein At1g30440-like: protein MACLKLGSRADVFRKQGQDWYCTTGLPSDITVVVGEPSFHLHKFPLLSKSGLLEHLIREKIEKGEDSCVIDLSDIPGGAKAFELAARFCYGVKFELTSSNVVHLRCAAEYLEMTEDIAEGNLIAQTENFLTQTVLKSWNDSIKALHTCDGVIDLAEKLQLVKRCIDSVATKSCTDPDVFGWPVVQYGGPTQSPGGSFLWNGISTGARPRNCSSDWWYDDVSCLSLPLYKKLISAMEYRGINQDIIVGSLNHYAKRRLPGLNRRKSIGDISSCLSATTLTAMPSEEEQKYLLEEIDRLLPFQRDVTSCKLLFGLLRTAIILKASSSCVSNLERRIGLQLDKATLEDLLITNMSESDETLYDVDCVHRILGHFLAMDQETGGASPGLGDDGQLLASPSLMPVTMVAKLIDGYLAEVAPDSNLKLPKFKSLAAAIPDYARPIDDGLYRAVDIYLKAHPHLPESEKEELCHVMDCQKLSLEACTHAAQNERLPLRVIVQVLFFEQLQLRSSIAGCLMISENLEGGSRQLGLPISSEQHRGVGWPLGARENQALRDGMDGMKQRVAELEKECSTMREEIARLGRSKSAGKSRLFFLGLGGMKPQICSTKDAAPATTTTAASDDEKLAVVKADATPRLKLSRPKKNLSIEA from the exons ATGGCCTGTCTGAAGCTGGGATCGAGGGCCGATGTGTTCAGGAAGCAGGGACAAGACTG GTATTGCACAACTGGTCTTCCTAGTGATATTACTGTGGTAGTTGGGGAACCATCTTTTCATCTCCACAAG TTTCCTCTGTTATCAAAGAGTGGCCTTTTGGAACATCTCATTAGAGAGAAAATTGAGAAGGGAGAAGATAGCTGTGTCATTGACCTATCTGATATTCCTGGTGGAGCAAAGGCTTTTGAACTAGCTGCTAGGTTCTGCTATGGTGTGAAGTTTGAATTGACTTCCTCCAATGTTGTGCACCTTCGCTGCGCTGCTGAGTATCTCGAGATGACTGAAGACATTGCCGAGGGAAACTTGATTGCACAGACTGAGAACTTCCTTACCCAAACAGTCCTCAAAAGCTGGAACGATTCAATCAAGGCACTTCATACTTGTGATGGCGTCATTGATCTTGCTGAAAAATTGCAATTAGTAAAGAGGTGCATCGACTCGGTTGCAACTAAATCATGTACTGATCCTGATGTATTTGGTTGGCCAGTCGTGCAGTATGGTGGTCCAACGCAGAGTCCTGGAGGGAGCTTCTTGTGGAATGGTATTAGCACTGGAGCAAGGCCAAGAAATTGCAGTTCAGATTGGTGGTATGATGATGTTTCGTGCTTAAGTCTTCCATTGTACAAGAAGTTAATCTCAGCCATGGAATACCGAGGCATCAATCAGGACATTATCGTTGGATCCCTTAACCATTATGCCAAGAGGCGTTTACCTGGTCTAAATCGGCGTAAAAGCATTGGTGATATCAGCAGCTGCCTTTCAGCGACAACTTTAACAGCCATGCCTTCTGAAGAGGAGCAGAAGTATCTTCTTGAGGAGATTGATAGACTGTTGCCTTTCCAAAGGGATGTTACATCTTGCAAGCTGTTGTTTGGCCTTTTGCGCACAGCGATTATTCTTAAAGCCAGCTCCTCCTGTGTATCTAACTTGGAGCGACGGATAGGTTTGCAGCTTGACAAGGCCACTCTGGAAGATCTTCTGATAACAAACATGTCTGAATCTGATGAAACGCTCTATGATGTGGATTGCGTCCATAGGATTCTTGGACACTTCTTGGCAATGGATCAAGAAACTGGTGGAGCTTCCCCTGGCCTTGGCGACGATGGGCAACTATTAGCTTCTCCATCTCTAATGCCGGTAACTATGGTTGCTAAGTTGATTGACGGCTACCTAGCTGAAGTTGCGCCAGATTCCAACCTAAAGTTGCCAAAGTTCAAGTCTTTGGCTGCTGCCATACCAGATTATGCTCGGCCAATAGATGATGGACTTTATCGTGCTGTTGACATCTATCTGAAG GCGCATCCCCATCTCCCGGAGTCAGAGAAGGAAGAACTTTGCCATGTGATGGACTGCCAGAAACTCTCCCTGGAGGCTTGCACCCACGCAGCTCAGAATGAGCGTCTCCCTCTGCGTGTCATCGTGCAGGTACTCTTCTTCGAACAGCTCCAGCTTCGGAGCTCCATCGccgggtgcctcatgatctccgagAACCTCGAGGGTGGCTCGAGGCAGCTCGGCCTGCCAATCTCTAGTGAACAACATCGTGGCGTCGGCTGGCCCCTAGGTGCCAGGGAGAACCAGGCCCTGCGTGATGGCATGGATGGCATGAAGCAGCGGGTGGCCGAGCTGGAGAAGGAGTGTTCCACCATGAGGGAGGAGATAGCAAGGCTGGGCCGCAGCAAAAGCGCCGGGAAGAGCAGGCTGTTCTTCCTCGGTCTGGGTGGCATGAAGCCGCAGATCTGCAGCACCAAGGATGCTGCTCCCGCAACGACGACAACAGCGGCGAGCGACGACGAAAAGCTGGCCGTGGTGAAGGCTGATGCCACACCACGGCTGAAGCTCAGCAGACCCAAGAAAAACCTGTCCATAGAGGCCTAG
- the LOC124690451 gene encoding 60S acidic ribosomal protein P0-like, whose amino-acid sequence MAIKRTKAEKKIAYDKKLCSLLDEYSKVLIAAADNVGSKQLQEIRKGLRGDSIVLMGKNTLIRRCIKVHAEKTGNKDYLELGNLLIGNVGLIFTKGDLKDLREEVAKYKVGAPARVGLVAPVDVVVPPGNTGLDPSQTSFFQVLNIPTKINKGTVEIITPVELIKKGDKVGSSESALLAKLGIRPFSYGLVINNVYDSGSVFSPEVLDLTEEDLMNKFASGVSMVASLSLAISYPTMAAAPHMFLNAYKNVLAIAVETDYSYPHADKIKEYLKDPSKFAVAAPAAAAASGGAAAAPKEEEKKEEPAEESDEEMGFSLFDD is encoded by the exons ATGGCGATCAAGAGGACCAAGGCCGAGAAGAAGATCGCGTACGACAAGAAGCTCTGCTCGCTGCTGGACGAGTACAGCAAGGTgctcatcgccgccgccgacaaTGTCGGCTCCAAGCAGCTGCAGGAGATCCGCAAGGGCCTCCGCGGCGACTCCATCGTCCTCATGGGCAAGAACACCCTCATCCGCCGCTGCATCAAGGTCCACGCCGAGAAGACCGGCAACAAGGACTACCTCGAGCTCGGCAACCTCCTCATC GGTAACGTTGGCCTCATCTTCACCAAGGGTGACCTCAAGGACCTCCGTGAGGAGGTCGCCAAGTACAAG GTTGGTGCTCCTGCTCGTGTTGGGCTAGTTGCTCCAGTTGATGTGGTGGTTCCCCCTGGCAACACTGGTCTGGACCCCTCCCAGACATCCTTCTTCCAG GTGCTTAATATCCCCACCAAAATTAACAAGGGTACTGTGGAAATTATCACCCCTGTGGAGCTGATTAAGAAGGGTGACAAGGTGGGCTCATCTGAGTCTGCCCTGCTTGCCAAGCTGGGTATCCGCCCGTTCTCATATGGGCTGGTTATCAACAACGTGTATGACAGTGGGTCGGTCTTCAGCCCTGAGGTTCTTGACCTGACTGAGGAGGACCTGATGAACAAGTTTGCGTCTGGTGTTTCTATGGTTGCCTCACTGTCCCTGGCGATCTCATACCCCACCATGGCTGCTGCCCCCCACATGTTCCTCAATGCCTACAAGAATGTCCTTGCTATTGCTGTGGAGACCGATTACTCTTACCCGCATGCTGATAAGATCAAGGAGTACCTCAAG GACCCCAGCAAGTTTGCAGTTGCTGccccagctgctgctgctgcctcaggtggtgctgctgctgcccccaaggaagaggagaagaaggaagagCCTGCGGAGGAGTCTGATGAGGAGATGGGCTTCAGCCTGTTCGATGACTAA